A stretch of Cynocephalus volans isolate mCynVol1 chromosome 9, mCynVol1.pri, whole genome shotgun sequence DNA encodes these proteins:
- the LOC134385880 gene encoding ral guanine nucleotide dissociation stimulator-like, whose product MSNEDETSMSPDATHRVWRLPAGTLKKRLKHLVPAALAGNCSYVHMFLLSYRDFTSPLQMVHLLFLRYGRMVHDCHGDGESLEQLKCAMSSILKIWLDFYSVDFYEPPAFYCLKSLLAYIHINMLGSEVERKADLLLANLKKLEHLEPSEAETEVPVSAQAEQQSQDLLPRSAPAPAPAPPPLPEPEPEPEEELDPEAEQDPEPKPEPEHDEDPELESEHFPFAPKVAYTNTKLICTIQFATCTSDSSPESLR is encoded by the exons ATGTCT aatGAAGACGAGACTTCCATGAGTCCGGATGCCACCCATAGGGTGTGGCGTCTCCCGGCAGGCACTCTGAAGAAGCGGTTgaagcacctggtgcccgctgccCTGGCTGGCAACTGCTCCTATGTGCACATGTTTCTGCTTAGTTACAGGGACTTTACCAGTCCCCTGCAGATggtgcacctgcttttcctcag gtatggacgCATGGTTcatgattgtcacggggatggcgaatccttggagcagctaaaatg tgccatgtcctccatcttaaagatctggctggattTCTATTCCGTTGATTTCTACGAGCCTCCTGCATTTTATTGTTTGAAGTCCCTGCTGGCCTACATACACATCAACATGCTGGGTTCggaggtggagcgcaaggctgatcttcttctcgCAAACCTgaagaagctggagcacctggagcccagtgaggcggagactgagg TTCCAgtttctgcccaggctgaacaacagTCCCAAGACCTACTGCCAcgttcagctccagctccagctccagctccacctccactgccagagccagagccagaacCAGAGGAAGAGCTAGATCCAGAGgcagagcaagatccagagcccaagccagagccagaGCACGACGAAGATCCTGAGCTAGAGTCAGAGCATTTTCCCTTCGCACCCAAAGTGGCTTACACCAATACCAAATTAATATGCACCATTCAGTTTGCCACATGTACTTCTGACTCATCTCCAGAGAGTCTTAGATAA